The Halorussus rarus genome includes the window CGGAGGGCGGCCCGGCGTCTGTCGTCGGCCAGCGCACCCAATGCGTCCTCGAGTGAGGGGTCGGAAACGTCGGCCTCGGCGCTCTGTCGGTCGGTTTCGGAGGGGGATTCCCGAGTCATCGTTCTCCTCATCCGGGTACAACGGTCGGAGCCCGAGTAACGGTTGGCCCTTACTTGGGAGGCCGTTGAAAAGCTCACTCCAGTCCGGCCACGCCGAGGCACCGCCGGATGAAACTGCTCTGGGCCAGGAACGTCTCCGTGTCGAGCGCGACCGCGACCCCCTGGCGCTCGTCGGCCACGAAGTGCATCTCGATGGCCTCCTCGAACACCCAGACCGAGCAGTTCAGCGGGCCGTGGCCCCGGAGGTCCTCGCGGATGCCCTGCTCGTAGGAGTCGGCCCAGAGGTCCGCGACGATCTCGTCGACGTCCTCGTCCGCGTAGTCGTCGGCGTCGTCGCGGACGTACACGACCTCGTACCCCTCCCGGTCGTGGTAGATGACGCTCCGCAGCCCGTCGCCGACCTGCTCGTGCAGAAAGTCCGCCAACCGATAGGGGTATATCTGCGACACGGACGGGGATTGGCGCGCGCCGCGCAAGTGGGTTGTGGCTACCTGTTCAGGCAGGCAGTGGTGCGGTCTCGGCTCGGCCGACCGGCACGGTCGGTGGAGCGAGACGGACCCCTCACTCGATGGTGACCAGCACGTCGCCCATGTCGACGCTGTCGCCCTCGGCGACCGCGACGCCCGTGACGGTGCCGCCCCGCTCGGCGACCACGTCGTTCTCCATCTTCATGGCCTCCAGCACGCAGACCACGTCGCCGGCGGCCACCTCGTCGCCCTCCGAGACGTTCACGTCGAGGATGGTGCCCTGCATCTCGGCGGTGACGCTCTCGCCCTCGCCGCCTGCGTCGACCTCGTCGCCGCCGCTGTCGCCGCCCGCGGGCTGGGGCTTCTGGCCGCCCGACTCGCCGCCGGCGCTCCCGGCGGGAATCGCGGCCGCGCCGCGCTCCTCGAGGTCGACCTCGAAGCGCTTGCCGTTGACCTCGACCGTGAACTCCCGCTCGACGACCTCCTCGTCGTTGTCTGCGGCTGACTCGGTGTCGGCGCCCCACTTCTCCTGGGCCTCCGCGATGCGCTCGGGGTCGAGCGCGTGGTCGAGGTACTTCGTGGTGTGGGTGCCGGTCACGAACGCCTCGTCGGTGAGCATCAGCCGGTGGAACGGGATGATGGTCGGGATGCCCTCGATGTCGTACTCGGCGAGCGCGCGCTCCGACCGGGCGATGCACTCCTCGCGGTCGGAGGCGTGGACGATGAGCTTCGCGATCATCGAGTCGTAGTCGGTCACGAGGTCGTCGCCCTGCCGGAGCGCGTCGTCCATCCGGACGCCGATGCCGCCCGGCGGGTCGTAGGTCGCCAGCGTCCCGCCGGTCGCGGGCGCGAAGTCGTCGGCGGCGTTCTCGGCGTTGATGCGGAACTCCATCGCGTGGCCCTCCAGGTCGACGTCGTCCTGGGCGAAGCCCAGTTCCTCGTCGGCCGCGACCCGGATCTGCCACTTCACGATGTCGATTCCCGTCAGCATCTCGGTGACGGTGTGCTCGACCTGGATGCGGGTGTTGACCTCCAGGAAGTAGAAGTTCGCGTCGGTGCCGAGGAGTTCGCCGTCCTCGCGGTCCGGGTCGTCCTCCACGAGGAACTCGAAGGTGCCGGCGTTGTAGTAGCCCGCAGCGTCCGCGCCGCGGCGGGCCGCCTCGCCGATCTGCTCGCGCAGCTCGTCGGTCAGCGCGGGCGAGGGGCCCTCCTCGATGACCTTCTGGTGGCGGCGCTGGAGCGAGCAGTCCCGCTCGCCGAGGTGCCGGACGTTACCGTGGTGGTCGGCGATGATCTGGACCTCGATGTGGCGGGGGTTCTCGAGGTAGCGCTCGAGGTAGACGTTGTCGTTGTCGAAGTACGCCTCGCCCTCGCGCTTGGCTGACTCGAGCTGGTCTTCGGCCTCCTCCGCGCTCCGGACGACCTTCATGCCGCGGCCGCCCCCGCCGCCCTCGGCCTTGATGGCGATGGGGTAGCCGTGTTCGTCGCCGAACTCTGTCACTTCCTCGGGGTCCTCGACCGGGTCGGTGGTGCCGGGCACGATGGGCACGTCGGCCTCGCGCATCGTCTTGCGGGCCTTGGTCTTCTCGCCGAGCTGCTCCATCGAGTCGGCGTTCGGACCGATCCACTTGACGCCCTCCGTCTCCTCGACCTTCGCGGCGAACTCGGCGTTCTCCGCGAGGAAGCCGTATCCGGGGTGGATGGCGTCGGCGTCGGCCTTCTTCGCGGCGTCGACGACCGCCTCGTGGTCGAGGTAGGAGTCGGCGGCCCGCGCCGGGCCGACGTTGTACGCCTCGTCGGCGTACCGGACGTGGCCGCTGTTCTTGTCGGCCTCGCTGTAGACGGCGACGGTGTCGATACCCAGCTCCTCGCAGGCCCGCATCACGCGGACCGCGATTTCGCCGCGGTTGGCGACGAGCACCTTGTCGAACATCTTGGGGTTGGATACTCGGGTCGGCAACCTCATTCTGTCGGTTCCGAGCGAGGAGTCGCTGCGTTCGTCCACTCTCGTCACGGCCGCGGTTGACGGACTGCGTCGCGCTCGGTCCGGCCGCGGGGACGCTTCCGAGGTCGTCGAGCGGCTGGAGACGTCGCAACCGCAGCCGTCAGTGACACGAGTTACCGGGGCTCAGACAGATTGAAGCATCGACCTCCCGACGCTTCGACCGTGACGCGACCGGCTCCACCCCTCGCCGGTCCGCATCCGGGACCAGCGACAGCGCTCCGTCGGGTGGAGTCCTGACCGCCGGTGGCCCGGCGCCGGGGCGAAACCCGCCGAATCCGACCGTTCTTCAGTTTCGCCCTTCGACTGACTGCCACCCAACCGAACACCCACGATGAAAGCGACAATCCAGTCCCGACGAATCGCCAGCGAAGAACGATCGAGCGACGCGGCGAGGGCCGACCGATGAGCGACGGCGGCGCCGACATGGACCCCGAGGTCTACTACGACGAGTTCGCCGAGCGCGAGTGGGATCGCCTCGACCGCGACCCCGTGACCCGGATGGAGTTCGCGAACACCGTCGACTACCTGGCCGAACACCTGCCGGCGGTCGACGGGACCAGCGATTCAGTCCGCGTCCTCGACGCCGGCGGCGCGGCGGGCCGGTACGCCTGCTGGCTCGCCGAGCGAGATTACGACGTGACGCTCGTGGACCTCTCGACCGAGCAGGTAGCCCTGGCCCGCGAGAAGGCGGCCGAGCGCGACCTCGCCGACCGCGTCACCGCCGAGAAGGGCGACGTCCGCGACCTCGGCTTCGAGGACGAGACGTTCGACGCGGTCTGCTGCCTCGGCGGCCCGCTCAGCCACGTCGTCGACGAGGACGAACGCGCGACCGCAGTGGCCGAACTCCGGCGCGTGGCGAAACCCGGTGCACCCACCTTCATTTCGGTCATCGGTCGACTCGCGATGCTCCGAGACGTCCTGAAGTTCAACGTCGACACGGAGCACGGCCTGCTCGCCCCCATCGCGGAGGACGGCGACCTCACCGCCGACCGCGCCGCCGAGTACGCCGACGGCGAGGGCTGGGCGGAGTGCCACGGCTTCCGCGCCGACGAGTTCGAGGCCGAACTGGAAGCCGGCGGCTTCGAAGTGGAAACGCTCGTCGGTCTGGAGAACGTCGCCAATCGGATGAAGCGGGAGCTGGCGGACGCGGACGACGAGGCGCTCGACTCGGTGCGCGAGGTCGTCCGACTGCTCCGCGAGGACCGGGCGGCGGTCGACTGGTCCGAGCACATGCTGGCGGTCTGTCGGGCTTGACCAATTGTCGGTGCATCCCCGCCAGTCCACTACGCACTGCGGAAATCACGGGAGTGCCGACGGTTTAGAAAGCCCCCGCCCGGTCGCGGTCGCTCAGCGGGATATTTCGCGCCTCTCCGCACAGCCCGGCGCGAAATAGTGGCCGCGCTGAGGCGACTCAATTGCACGCGACCGGGCGGCCCCTTTCAGTCCACCCGGACGGGATGGCATCGTTCGAGCGCATTCGCGTGAGTCGGTCGGGGCGGCTCTCTCTTCCAAACTTCCAGAGTCACCTGACGAGCGCCGCGTCGACCAGCGCGCGCTCGGCCTTCCGGAGCAGCGCCGACGCCGTGCTCTGGGTGCAGTCGAGCGCGTCGGCCACGTCGGCGAGTTCGGCCTCCCGGGGCACGTCGTAGTAGCCGAGGTCGCGGGCCGCCTCGACGGCCTCGAACTGCCGGGCCGTCAGCCGACCCGCCAGCGACCCCGGGAGGTGGTCGTGCTCGCTCACGCGGTCGACATCGACCGCGATCTCGTCGGGGAACTCCGCGACCACCTGCCGGAGTTCGTCGGGGTCGCCCAGCACAGTGAGCGCAATCTCGCCCTCCGGCCCGAAGACGACCGGCGGGACCACCACGACCCGGCGGGCCGCCAGCACCCCGAACCAGGCGTCGTCCTCCGGCCGGAGGTCCATGGCGACGTAGGCGTAGAACCGGTCGTCGTCTATCCGCGAGAGGTCGAATCGGCGGACAGCCTCGACCGCGTCGAGCGCCTCCCGGACCGCGTCGAGGTCGCCGACCACCAGCGAGAGGAAGTACTGGAGGCCCTCGTCCTCGTGAGTGTGCCACGAGAGCAGTTCCTCGCGGACGAAGTCGTCGCCCGGGGCGACCGGGTCGGGCACCGACAGTCGGAGCTCCGGCGGGAGCCGCAGGGTCACGTCGAGCGACTGCACGTCCCGAACGACGCGGGCCATCACTTAAAGGCACCAACTGCTTCGCGGCAACCGGCAGGCGCGTCCCCGCGCAATCGGTAGATATGAGCGACCTCGACCACCGCGACGCCGAGCGCGCCGCGCGAGAGCGACCGACCGAGTCCGCCGTCGGGTCGGCAGACCTGCCGCCCGGACCGTCCGGCCTCCCCGTCGTCGGGTCGACCCTCGCGGCGTCCCGGGACGGCCTCGGCTTCACCGGGTCGCTGGCGTCGTACGGCGACCTCGTCTCGTACCGCGCCTTCGGCACGGATTTCGTCGCCGTCTTCGACCCCAACGTCGTCGAGGCGGTGCTGGTCTCGCGCAGCGACGCCTTCCGGAAGGGCGACTTCGAGATGGCGTTCGGCGACCTGGTCGCGCCCGAGGGACTGGCGTTCGCCGAGGGCGAGCGCTGGCGGCGCCAGCGGACCGCGCTCCAGTCGGCGTTCGCGCCCGACCGCATCGCCTCCTACGCCGACGAGATGGTCGCGGGCACCGCCGCGCTGGCCGACGACTGGGCTAACGGGGAGGTCGTCGAACTCGGCGACGCCTTCGCCGGCCTGACGCTCCGCGTCCTGACGCGGGCGCTGTTCGGCGTCGACCTCGGTGCCGAGCGCGGGGCCGTGGTCCGCGAGGCGGTCGGGGCCATCGACGCGACGATGGACCGGTTCGGACTGCTGTCGTTCCTGCCCGAGTGGGTGCCGACGCCGACCGAGCGCCGCTACGACCGGGCGATGGCCGACCTCGACGCGCTCGTCGACGCGCTGATGACGGAGCGCGAGGACGACCCCGGCGACCGCGACGACCTGCTCACGCTGCTACTGGGAGCCGCGGACGCCGACGGGACCGGGATGGACCGCGAGGCGGTCCGCGACCAGCTCGTCACCTTCCTGTTCGCGGGCCACGAGACGACCGCGACCGCGCTGACCTACGCCTGCTGGCTGCTGGCGGGAGCTCCCGACGCGCGCCGGACGCTGGACGACGAACTCGACGCGGTCCTCGACGGTCGCGACCCCGAGTTCGGCGACCTGCCGGCGCTGGGCTACACCGAAGGCGTCGCGAAGGAGGCCCTGCGGCTCTACCCGCCAGTCTACGCGCTGTACCGCCAGCCCCGGGAACCGACGGTGCTCGGCGGCTACCGGATTCCCGCGGACGCGACGCTCCAGCTGGCCACCTACGGAATCCAGCGCGACGACAGATGGTGGGACGCGCCCGACGAGTTCCGTCCGGAGCGGTGGAGCAGCGGACCTGAGGGGACCGACCGCCCGGAGTACGCGTACTTCCCGTTCGGCGGCGGGCCGCGCCACTGCATCGGGATGCGGTTCGCGATGACCGAGCTGAAGCTGGCGCTCGCGACGCTCGCCAGCCGGGTCGAGTTCGAACGGGTCACGGCGACGCTGGACCCCTCGATGGGCCTGACGCTCGACCCAGGCCCGGTGGAGGTTCGAGTGCGGAGGAGAGACTAGGGACGGGACTCAGAACCGGTCGGTCCGGCCCGAGGCCGTCCACGGGTCGGTGGGCGCGCTCGTCGGGACCCGGGCGTCGCGGCCCCGGAGCCCGCGGAGTCGGCCCGCGAACGCCCACCGACGGTCGCGCCACGACTCCTCACCGTCGTCCGCTGCGGCGGCCGCCGCGGCCTCCTGGGCCCGGAGGTGGGCGCCGATGGCCGCGGCGATGGCGGCGGCCTCCTCGTCGGTCGCGTCGTCGGGGATGCGCAGGTCGCCGTCGGTCAGCGCGCCCGCGGCCGCGCCGGCGTCCCGCGAGTCGACGTCCTCGGCGTCGGCCTCGGACTCGCCGGCCTCCTCGGTGTGCGAGCTCGCCATGGCTCAGAGCGGGATGTTGCCGTGCTTCTTGTCGGGCTGCTCGTCGCGCTTGCTCGACAGCATCTCGAGGTCGTCGATCAGCCGCGGGCGTGTCTCGGGGGGTTCGAGCACGTCGTCGACGTAGCCGAGGTCCGCGACCGTGTAGGGGTTGGCGAACTGGTCGCGGTACTCGTCGATGAGCTCCTCCCGGCGGGCCTCGGGGTCGTCGGCCTCGGCGAGCTCGTCGTCGTAGAGGATGTTGACCGCGCCCTGGGGGCCCATGACCGCGATCTCGGCGGTGGGCCAGGCGTAGTTGACGTCGGCGCCGATGTGCTTGCTGGCCATCACGTCGTAGGCGCCGCCGTAGGCCTTCCGGGTGATGACGGTCATCAGGGGGACGGTGGCCTCAGAATAAGCGTACAGCAGCTTCGCGCCGTGACGGATGATACCGCCGTGCTCTTGGTCGGTGCCGGGCATGAAGCCGGGCACGTCGACGAACGTCAGGATGGGGACGTTGAACGAGTCGCAGAACCGGACGAACCGGGCGGCCTTCTCGGAGGCCTGGATGTCGAGCGTGCCGGCGTTGACCCGGGGCTGGTTGGCGACGATACCGATGGACCGGCCGTCGAGCCGGGCGAAGCCGATGACCATGTTCTTGGCGTACCCCTCCTGGACCTCGAAGAACGAGTCCTCGTCGACCACGCCGTCGATGACCCGCGTCATGTCGTAGGGCTTCTTGGGCTGGTCGGGGACGATGGACTTGAGCTCCTCGTCGCGGCGCTCGGGGTCGTCCCACGGCTCGACCCGCGGCGGGTCCTCGACGTTGTTCTGCGGGACGTACGACAGCAGTCGCCGGATGTCGTCGAGCGCCTCCTCCTCGCTCTTCTCGGCGAAGTGCGCGACCCCGGAGGTCGACTCGTGGGTCTTGGCGCCGCCGAGCTCCTCGAAGGTGACCTCCTCGCCGGTGACCGTCTCGATGACGTCCGGACCGGTGATGAACATGTGGCTGGTGTCCTCGACCATGAAGATGAAGTCCGTGATGGCCGGGGAGTACACCGCACCGCCGGCGCACGGACCCATGATGGCGGAGATCTGCGGGATGACGCCCGACGCCTCGGTGTTGCGCCGGAAGATCTCGGCGTAGCCGGCGAGCGACGAGACGCCCTCCTGGATGCGGGCGCCCGCCGAGTCGTTGAGGCCGATCACCGGCGCGCCGACCTCCATCGCCTTGTCCATCACCTTGCAGACCTTCTGGGCGAACACCTCGCCCAGCGACCCGCCGAAGACGGTGAAGTCGTGGGCGAACACGAACGTCTTCCGGCCGTTGACCTCGCCGTAGCCCGTGACGACGCCGTCGCCCTTGACCCGCTTCTCCTCCATGCCGAAGTTGTGACTTCGGTGGGTCCGGAGCTGGTCGAACTCGTTGAAGGTGCCGTCGTCGAGGAAGTAGTCGATGCGCTCGCGCGCAGTCATCTTGCCCCTGTCGTGCTGGGCCTCGATCCGGTCCTCGCCGCCGCCCTCCAGCGCCTCCTCGCGCAGGTCGCGCAGTTCGGCTATCTTGTCTTCCATCGTCATGGTCGTCGGTCCCTCCGATGGCGACTCATTGGGCGAGTTGAGGACTACTGGGCGGAAAAGGTTTCCTAAAAAGGAGCCCTTTGCTCGGGCTACCCGAGCAGCGAGACGCCCGCCAGCGCGAGCAGGTTCACCGCGAGCGTTCCGAGCAGGAAGAGGGGCAGAATCGTCCGCACGCTCCAGAGCCACGCCGGGCCGAGCGACCGGACGCCCGAGCCCGCGCCCTCGGAGAACTCGGCGACCGCGTCGGCGCCGAGCACCCACCCGACGAAGACGAGGAAGCCCGCGAGGCCCGCAGTCAGCATCAGGTCGACCAGCGTCCCGGAGACGAAGGTGAACAGCGCCGGCCGGAGCGCGTTGGCCGACCCGGTGACCAGGACGAGCCCCGAGAGCCCGAGGGTGGCGGCCCGGCGCGAGACGTCGTGCTCGTCGACGAGGTACGCCACCGGGATTTCGAGCATGCTGATCGACGAGGACAGCGCCGCGAGCACGATGACGCCGAAGAAGGTGATCGCGAGCACCTGGCCGAACGGGACCTGCGAGAACGCGCCCGCGAGGCTGACGAACAGCGCGCCGGGCCCGCCGCCGGCGGCCGGCCCCGCCAGTCCGCCGACCGTCGCGAACAGCAGCGGGAACACCACCAGGCCCGCGAGCACGCCGACGCCGGTGTTGAGCACCGCGATGGCGCCCCCGTCGAACGCGAGGCTGTGGTCCTCGTCCAGGTACGAGGCGTAGGTTATCATCGTCCCCACGCCCAGCGAGAGCGTGAACAGCGCCTGGCCGGCGGCCGCCCCGACAACGTCGAGGAGATTGGCCCGCAGGTACGCGCCGTCGAAGTCGAGGTAGAACGACAGGCCGGCGTCGGCGCCCGGCTGGGTCACGGCCCACCCCGCGAGCGCGATCAGCAGGACGACGATGGCGGGCATCATCACCTTGGTCGCCCTCTCGATGCCGTCCCGGACGCCGCCGACCACGACCAGTCCGGTGAGCGCGAGGAACGCGACGTGGAAGCCGACCGCGGAGGCGCCGAAGTCGATACTCTCGAAGTACGCTCCCGGCGATCCGAAGTACGCGCCGGTGAAGCTGACGAGGAAGTACCGGAGAATCCACCCGCCGACGACGCTGTAGAACGACAGCAGGACGACGGCGGTCGTGACCCCGAACAGCCCGACCGCGCCCCACGACTTCGACCCCGAGGAGAGCCGGTAGAGCGCGCCCGCCGGGTTGCGCTGCGAGCGGCGTCCGATGACGAACTCCGCGAGCAGTCCGGGGACACCGACTACCAGGATGATGCCCAGGTAGACGACCAGGAACGCGCTCCCGCCGTTCTCCGCGGTCATCCACGGGAAGCGCCAGACGTTGCCGAGGCCGACGGCGCTCCCGACCGCGGCCAGGATGAAGCCGAGCCGGGTGCGCCACGATTCGCGTGTCATTGCTACGCACTCACCAGGCGCGCGGTAAGAGGGTTTCGAGTTTGGAACCGTAGGTTCGAATATATAATCATTCTCGGCCGGAAATTCGCGGTTTGTCCGATGTCTCGCCGACCGCTCGGAGGAGGTTTGGTTACGATTCGTAGAATCCGGGCGAGAATACGGCGGTGCAGGCTACGAATCGTAACCGGAACCGCCGCTGGGGGCGATTCCGGGGGCTTCGCGAAACGGCTCGAAAACGAGGGCGGTCGACCGGCGTCGGCGCTAGAAGTACGCTCCGTTGGTCAGGCCGGTGTAGAGCGACTTGATGCCCAGGTAGAGCGTGACGGCGACCGCGATGGGCACGACGGTCCGGACCCACCACAGCCACCCGGTGGCGAACGACGAGCCGAGCGAGGAGCCCCGACCGAGTTCGTCGATCGACTCCACGTCGGCGATCCAGCCGACGAAGACCGCGAGCAGCAGCACCGAGATGGGGAGCAGGATGTTGAACACGAAGTCGTTGTAGAAGCCGAGCCACGACGTCCCGAACGTGGCGGGCACGCCGACGAGGCCGATGAGGACGCCCATCGCCACCGCGACCGGCGCGCGGCCGTAGCCGTAGTTCTCGCTGACGAACGACACCGGCACCTCCAGCAGGCTGATGGAACTGGAGAGGGCGGCGAACAGCAGGACGACGAAGAAGACGAACCCGATGATGCCGCCCGCCGGGAGGCTGCCGAACGCGCCGGCGAGCGCGACGAACGCCGT containing:
- a CDS encoding DUF7522 family protein, coding for MSQIYPYRLADFLHEQVGDGLRSVIYHDREGYEVVYVRDDADDYADEDVDEIVADLWADSYEQGIREDLRGHGPLNCSVWVFEEAIEMHFVADERQGVAVALDTETFLAQSSFIRRCLGVAGLE
- a CDS encoding sodium-dependent transporter, with the protein product MTRESWRTRLGFILAAVGSAVGLGNVWRFPWMTAENGGSAFLVVYLGIILVVGVPGLLAEFVIGRRSQRNPAGALYRLSSGSKSWGAVGLFGVTTAVVLLSFYSVVGGWILRYFLVSFTGAYFGSPGAYFESIDFGASAVGFHVAFLALTGLVVVGGVRDGIERATKVMMPAIVVLLIALAGWAVTQPGADAGLSFYLDFDGAYLRANLLDVVGAAAGQALFTLSLGVGTMITYASYLDEDHSLAFDGGAIAVLNTGVGVLAGLVVFPLLFATVGGLAGPAAGGGPGALFVSLAGAFSQVPFGQVLAITFFGVIVLAALSSSISMLEIPVAYLVDEHDVSRRAATLGLSGLVLVTGSANALRPALFTFVSGTLVDLMLTAGLAGFLVFVGWVLGADAVAEFSEGAGSGVRSLGPAWLWSVRTILPLFLLGTLAVNLLALAGVSLLG
- a CDS encoding acetyl-CoA carboxylase biotin carboxylase subunit, producing the protein MFDKVLVANRGEIAVRVMRACEELGIDTVAVYSEADKNSGHVRYADEAYNVGPARAADSYLDHEAVVDAAKKADADAIHPGYGFLAENAEFAAKVEETEGVKWIGPNADSMEQLGEKTKARKTMREADVPIVPGTTDPVEDPEEVTEFGDEHGYPIAIKAEGGGGGRGMKVVRSAEEAEDQLESAKREGEAYFDNDNVYLERYLENPRHIEVQIIADHHGNVRHLGERDCSLQRRHQKVIEEGPSPALTDELREQIGEAARRGADAAGYYNAGTFEFLVEDDPDREDGELLGTDANFYFLEVNTRIQVEHTVTEMLTGIDIVKWQIRVAADEELGFAQDDVDLEGHAMEFRINAENAADDFAPATGGTLATYDPPGGIGVRMDDALRQGDDLVTDYDSMIAKLIVHASDREECIARSERALAEYDIEGIPTIIPFHRLMLTDEAFVTGTHTTKYLDHALDPERIAEAQEKWGADTESAADNDEEVVEREFTVEVNGKRFEVDLEERGAAAIPAGSAGGESGGQKPQPAGGDSGGDEVDAGGEGESVTAEMQGTILDVNVSEGDEVAAGDVVCVLEAMKMENDVVAERGGTVTGVAVAEGDSVDMGDVLVTIE
- a CDS encoding acyl-CoA carboxylase subunit beta, giving the protein MEDKIAELRDLREEALEGGGEDRIEAQHDRGKMTARERIDYFLDDGTFNEFDQLRTHRSHNFGMEEKRVKGDGVVTGYGEVNGRKTFVFAHDFTVFGGSLGEVFAQKVCKVMDKAMEVGAPVIGLNDSAGARIQEGVSSLAGYAEIFRRNTEASGVIPQISAIMGPCAGGAVYSPAITDFIFMVEDTSHMFITGPDVIETVTGEEVTFEELGGAKTHESTSGVAHFAEKSEEEALDDIRRLLSYVPQNNVEDPPRVEPWDDPERRDEELKSIVPDQPKKPYDMTRVIDGVVDEDSFFEVQEGYAKNMVIGFARLDGRSIGIVANQPRVNAGTLDIQASEKAARFVRFCDSFNVPILTFVDVPGFMPGTDQEHGGIIRHGAKLLYAYSEATVPLMTVITRKAYGGAYDVMASKHIGADVNYAWPTAEIAVMGPQGAVNILYDDELAEADDPEARREELIDEYRDQFANPYTVADLGYVDDVLEPPETRPRLIDDLEMLSSKRDEQPDKKHGNIPL
- a CDS encoding helix-turn-helix domain-containing protein, producing MARVVRDVQSLDVTLRLPPELRLSVPDPVAPGDDFVREELLSWHTHEDEGLQYFLSLVVGDLDAVREALDAVEAVRRFDLSRIDDDRFYAYVAMDLRPEDDAWFGVLAARRVVVVPPVVFGPEGEIALTVLGDPDELRQVVAEFPDEIAVDVDRVSEHDHLPGSLAGRLTARQFEAVEAARDLGYYDVPREAELADVADALDCTQSTASALLRKAERALVDAALVR
- a CDS encoding cytochrome P450, whose product is MSDLDHRDAERAARERPTESAVGSADLPPGPSGLPVVGSTLAASRDGLGFTGSLASYGDLVSYRAFGTDFVAVFDPNVVEAVLVSRSDAFRKGDFEMAFGDLVAPEGLAFAEGERWRRQRTALQSAFAPDRIASYADEMVAGTAALADDWANGEVVELGDAFAGLTLRVLTRALFGVDLGAERGAVVREAVGAIDATMDRFGLLSFLPEWVPTPTERRYDRAMADLDALVDALMTEREDDPGDRDDLLTLLLGAADADGTGMDREAVRDQLVTFLFAGHETTATALTYACWLLAGAPDARRTLDDELDAVLDGRDPEFGDLPALGYTEGVAKEALRLYPPVYALYRQPREPTVLGGYRIPADATLQLATYGIQRDDRWWDAPDEFRPERWSSGPEGTDRPEYAYFPFGGGPRHCIGMRFAMTELKLALATLASRVEFERVTATLDPSMGLTLDPGPVEVRVRRRD
- a CDS encoding SAM-dependent methyltransferase yields the protein MSDGGADMDPEVYYDEFAEREWDRLDRDPVTRMEFANTVDYLAEHLPAVDGTSDSVRVLDAGGAAGRYACWLAERDYDVTLVDLSTEQVALAREKAAERDLADRVTAEKGDVRDLGFEDETFDAVCCLGGPLSHVVDEDERATAVAELRRVAKPGAPTFISVIGRLAMLRDVLKFNVDTEHGLLAPIAEDGDLTADRAAEYADGEGWAECHGFRADEFEAELEAGGFEVETLVGLENVANRMKRELADADDEALDSVREVVRLLREDRAAVDWSEHMLAVCRA